In one Gadus morhua chromosome 7, gadMor3.0, whole genome shotgun sequence genomic region, the following are encoded:
- the mxra5a gene encoding LOW QUALITY PROTEIN: matrix-remodeling-associated protein 5 (The sequence of the model RefSeq protein was modified relative to this genomic sequence to represent the inferred CDS: deleted 1 base in 1 codon), with protein MALEASARPLLLLALGLLLMAPQRACSRPCPRPCSCPQPVELHCTFRSLAAIPTGISNEVERINLGFNSINRLTDRSLSGLGRLELLMVHGNDLHSLPDGAFKDLTSLQMLKLSYNKLTELRRPALHGLWSLARLHLDHNHLTHLHPDSFQGLTSLRVLQLEGNRLRRLHPHTFSTFSLLGHFPISTLRHLYLAENNLTELAPATLGGAPQLETLQLQGNPWRCDCGMHWIREWTHNSPGVLKCKKDKEYPGGELCSMCSSPLHLQGKEMQALDDMVCIGPVIASPLRPSNPEAPGIDAATPDKLWDPLGNTTVGLSDEHGNKVDLVCEVAEAHTLGRVTWEQISEGRLSANLTWSADLDCPIDRENYERLWRLIAYYSDVPAHLQREELLGKDPERSYRYRQETERDAQYYTGVKVIVAARPLWLMQPSLSLRLDRPRSTGKKVKLVLSSRITQSVEAVLERCRSRAWVMIGSDSTTATKGVVFVVTTVGGTIRMRCNSRSSGKVQHHWILPDGSRLDVPHGVPDGRVSASSDGELLITSVDHSDAGLYHCVATVPGDLDILPFRLVIEESSAPSPGDDRPQSPPIQWHAGEPITLPCESTAAPDAEIHWILPGRNIVSHQANTSRVFVFSNGSLRVPQSLPLDSGYYKCVAINRHGVDTLAMEVNVTRRITQAASTTQRKLAKSPQSASGLRTRIKVRSEESVDGSGDDQGGKPIKPDVSRRRGLIPARRAGHPFRTTWRRPLVSRKPVQPRVDGRKPVADVRRRVNMASNKIDPGKWADILAKVRDKTGQNSVTAANTVRQTQRSVRKRTFIEQTTPSEGNVEGSGEGGAMQGKKAEVLHTATTTPTPTRTTSTADYKPSTPRASESKRKTHVTSDTRTNAIHATPDPRRTHNTPLTAVSRNTQLAHTQSTHVTPSNTQSTHVNLSAPVTHTRAGAVQHTTQSTIGSAQITRDENQHPTPLTNPDLQNRLPDLQQSTTSGPQSRLTRWQTNTDRASSRGGVTHNDSSQGHHGNDTDTDTDVGVVTTQDATPPWRDVGREAQKGGGREDGGVAAAAEVSGVPLPAAPTRPLSVKFLGRASTSPTEETTLDGWALITASPALAGTRERGREGGPRRKRPDSKRKNGGKRRKTKEKRRRQKLNRARQLIAAASISGNGNVSERAGTTSSVVALKIEQASSATAEFLATVPFLDHQVTTTSLRTVSVSHKGSTVSGLDDDSRTLGASAEDSKPPPAATIRGIPSRDKTPPGAMKTILLSTALSTTPFASTMFSKIPLPSTATSPYALSCVSTSLPGPGESSDGESSHDDESIRSEASAAGERAFPSQRSDRPSVSPQTLQSTALPAVMPSVATQRVRVPMNRGPVESPTRNPRTLLKWRPDDRKQNQSGTSRDTHSQVAGNKPFGKIRVTAPLMPPPPPSSSSSVPSLQHESSESSGEHNPSGTEGLPGDLPYDGVNTKEKRPTTTKVSLVKGSESLSLDLTGADAAVNEHQRQSLHPWPPSVGSTTAVVTAKRPSTRKGLLVRESSGPSMDLTDLDAAFDEGLSQTMDPALGSVGSTPGAVAPTPTATTYSTSNPPISSTALSVVTPTVALAITPSAAGGGTKHFSVPLTTPSPEGSGFNHISDSQVRGTAPGQGQGQGGELPPLSPYRQSHYPRNYSKTGLTLPAPRSETQSQNRNAGDLHPVMNLSPDPPSVSDADPVVPTTTPVLAIPVATEAESTAISGSSSPPGERLPHRERPTPEDRSRVRPRPGLVPPLPHPRGNPWIMRVYGQTVTVDAEADGLLPCEAVGWPHPFLSWTKVSTGGSIAQNTKVNRYEVHPNGSLIIRRAQPTDRGRYLCRVQNQHGEDQVTLDLAVLLQHPRVLQPRHRVVTVASGAGVQLDCTVLGHPPPRVTWFLPDATASLPNRRLVVLGNGTLRIAGAEPGDGGIYRCLGSSVAGEDSVTVRLRIEAASAVVELELENVTVVEGATGFLHCSATFSSSSSSSDDVRWIAPSSSSIFRWTIPDGTQLLESAKALKTQNLEVLRNGTLKVQGATRGDSGSYECTAVSEVGTRRRAVFLSVILPPPRAGSGAKARISASSPRVMEVVYGGAVRLDCRASGEPEPRIIWRTPSKKLVDSQYSYDPRIKVFANGSLTVQSVTEEDSGDFLCLVRNRHGDDFTAHRVDVLRRAAKIDRKLLLRSSQEVVIGGGLRVDCVASGLPNPDITWALPDGTMVDAHKLRPGRTRRYVVFDNGTLLFNDVGAPEEGDYTCYAENTLGKDQIKVRVKVNIVAEGQSNGHPTPQDPRVIMVTYGGSASLPCGGGVGGGAKVSWISPTQRVVTPVSGKYEFLGNGTLVVHRVQRSDSGNYTCLVPEGGPSPRTTTALEVLLTPPSINGPSIVMVKATEGVRLLLDCAASGTPRPRVAWVLPGDAVVPVPYGGGGGRVAAFSNGTLELRSPRRVDAGRLTCVARSEGGEARLGVDLRVAPPPPRSTGRRYKSRVAPVMVLNGGPLWLHCPVDSDPPLRLSWTLPTGVVLVQPQTAGRYTVLLNGTLAVRQATPHDHGSYVCRTSDWRSVAVPTVRAEVVVVSHPARITSGPPPVSHAQRGVALQLDCAATGAPRAEVAWETPDRTRLAVGTQPRLYGNKYVHPQGALVIQNPTPRDAGLYRCTARNAVGVDSKQTYLNIS; from the exons ATGGCCCTGGAGGCCTCCgcacgccccctcctcctcctcgcgctGGGCCTGCTCCTGATGGCTCCCCAGCGGGCGTGCTCCCGGCCGTGCCCTCGACCCTGCTCATGTCCTCAGCCTGTGGAGCTGCACTGCACATTCCGGTCCCTCGCCGCCATCCCGACCGGCATATCCAATGAGGTGGAGCGCATTAACCTGGG GTTCAACTCCATCAACAGGTTGACGGACAGGTCGCTGTCGGGTCTGGGGAGGCTGGAGCTGCTGATGGTCCACGGGAACGACCTGCACAGCCTGCCTGATGGGGCCTTCAAGGACCTCACCTCACTACAG ATGCTGAAGCTGAGCTACAACAAGCTGACGGAGCTCCGCCGCCCTGCCCTCCACGGCCTGTGGTCTCTCGCCCGCCTCCACCTCGACCACAACCACCTGACCCACCTCCACCCGGACTCCTTCCAGGGCCTCACCTCCCTGCGCGTCTTGCAGCTGGAGGGGAACCGGCTCCGCCGCCTCCACCCGCACAccttctccaccttctccctTCTGGGCCACTTCCCCATCTCCACCCTGCGCCACCTCTACCTGGCGGAGAACAACCTCACAGAGCTGGCTCCGGCCACGCTTGGGGGTGCGCCGCAGCTGGAGACCCTCCAGCTGCAGGGGAACCCATGGAGATGTGACTGCGGGATGCACTGGATCAGGGAGTGGACGCACAACTCGCCAG GTGTCCTCAAGtgcaaaaaagacaaagaatacCCTGGAGGAGAGCTGTGCTCCATGTGCTCCTCTCCGTTGCACCTTCAGGGCAAAGAGATGCAGGCCCTGGATGACATGGTCTGCATTGGTCCCGTCATCGCGTCGCCTCTGAGACCCTCCAACCCAGAGGCTCCCGGCATCGACGCTGCGACTCCGGACAAACTCTGGGATCCGTTGGGAAACACCACCGTGGGCCTCTCGGACGAACACGGCAACAAGGTGGACCTGGTGTGCGAGGTGGCCGAGGCCCACACACTCGGTCGAGTCACCTGGGAGCAGATCAGCGAGGGTCGGCTCTCTGCCAACCTCACTTGGTCGGCGGACCTCGATTGCCCCATCGACCGGGAGAACTACGAGCGACTCTGGAGGCTGATCGCGTACTACAGCGACGTGCCGGCACACCTGCAGCGGGAGGAGCTACTGGGGAAGGATCCGGAAAGGAGTTACCGGTACCGGCAGGAGACGGAGCGGGACGCGCAGTACTACACCGGTGTGAAGGTCATCGTCGCCGCCCGGCCGCTGTGGCTCATGCAGCCGTCACTGAGCCTGCGACTGGACCGACCGCGCTCCACGGGGAAAAAGGTGAAGCTGGTTCTGAGCTCCCGGATCACGCAGAGCGTGGAGGCGGTGCTTGAGAGGTGTCGGAGTCGGGCTTGGGTCATGATAGGGTCGGACAGCACGACCGCAACAAAAGGGGTGGTTTTTGTTGTGACGACGGTGGGCGGCACCATTCGGATGCGATGTAATTCAAGGAGCTCCGGTAAGGTGCAACACCACTGGATTCTTCCGGACGGTTCCCGGCTTGATGTGCCTCATGGCGTTCCGGACGGCAGGGTGTCTGCATCCAGCGACGGGGAGCTTCTGATCACATCGGTCGACCACTCAGACGCGGGCCTGTACCACTGCGTCGCCACTGTTCCTGGAGACCTCGACATCCTCCCGTTCCGACTGGTGATCGAGGAGTCGTCCGCCCCGTCACCTGGCGACGACCGTCCACAATCTCCGCCGATCCAGTGGCACGCAGGCGAGCCCATCACGCTCCCGTGCGAGTCCACTGCCGCCCCAGATGCGGAGATCCACTGGATCCTCCCCGGGCGTAACATCGTCAGCCACCAGGCCAACACCTCCAGGGTGTTTGTGTTCTCCAACGGCTCTCTGCGAGTACCGCAGAGTCTGCCGTTGGATAGCGGGTACTACAAATGTGTGGCCATCAACCGACACGGCGTGGACACGCTCGCCATGGAGGTCAACGTCACCAGACGCATCACCCAGGCCGCGAGTACGACGCAGAGGAAGTTGGCAAAGTCGCCACAGTCGGCGTCCGGACTCCGGACCAGGATTAAGGTGCGGTCCGAGGAGTCTGTGGACGGCTCCGGGGACGACCAAGGCGGGAAGCCGATCAAACCGGACGTCAGTAGACGTAGAGGTCTCATCCCGGCAAGGAGGGCCGGACATCCATTCAGGACGACGTGGAGAAGGCCGCTGGTATCGCGGAAACCCGTCCAGCCGCGTGTCGATGGCAGGAAGCCGGTGGCGGACGTACGCAGACGGGTCAACATGGCGAGCAACAAGATCGACCCAGGGAAATGGGCAGACATCCTGGCCAAGGTGCGCGATAAAACTGGTCAGAACAGCGTCACGGCGGCCAACACGGTCCGACAAACGCAAAGGTCGGTCAGGAAGCGGACGTTTATCGAACAGACCACGCCATCGGAGGGGAATGTGGAGGGTTCCGGAGAGGGCGGGGCGATGCAGGGGAAGAAAGCGGAGGTCCTCCACACCGCAACAACAACACCTACCCCGACACGGACCACAAGCACTGCGGACTACAAACCCAGCACGCCGAGGGCGTCGGAGAGCAAACGAAAAACCCACGTGACCTCAGACACCCGCACCAACGCCATCCACGCAACCCCCGACCCCAGAAGAACACACAACACCCCACTTACGGCGGTTTCTCGTAACACGCAATTagcgcacacacagagcacacatgTGACCCCGAgcaacacacaaagcacacatgTGAATCTGAGCGCGCCGgtcacacacactagggctggtGCCGTGCAGCACACGACTCAAAGCACCATAGGCTCTGCGCAAATCACCCGAGACGAGAACCAACACCCTACCCCCCTCACTAACCCAGACCTGCAGAACCGCCTTCCCGACCTGCAGCAGAGCACCACATCTGGGCCGCAGAGCCGTCTTACTCGCTGGCAGACGAACACAGACAGAGCGAGCAGCCGCGGCGGTGTAACCCACAACGACTCATCCCAGGGGCACCACGGCAACGatactgacacagacacagacgtcGGGGTAGTCACAACACAAGATGCAACACCCCCGTGGCGAGATGTGGGGAGGGAGGCACAGAAGGGCGGGGGtagggaggatggaggggtcGCTGCCGCCGCTGAGGTAAGTGGGGTCCCACTGCCAGCTGCTCCCACCCGACCTCTGAGTGTGAAATTCCTCGGACGGGCGTCGACCTCTCCAACGGAGGAAACGACGCTTGATGGTTGGGCGCTCATCACAGCGTCGCCGGCGTTGGCCGggacgagggagagggggagagagggaggccccCGACGCAAGCGCCCAGATTCGAAGAGGAAGAACggtgggaagaggaggaaaacgAAGGAGAAGAGACGGAGGCAGAAGCTGAACAGAGCGCGGCAGTTAATCGCCGCCGCCTCGATCTCCGGAAACGGAAACGTCTCGGAAAGAGCGGGTACGACCTCCTCAGTGGTGGCGCTAAAAATAGAACAGGCCTCGTCCGCGACGGCCGAGTTCCTTGCCACCGTTCCGTTCCTCGACCACCAAGTGACCACGACGTCATTGCGCACAGTTTCTGTGAGTCACAAAGGAAGCACAGTCTCCGGGCTGGATGATGACTCCAGGACTCTTGGCGCCAGCGCTGAAGACTCCAAACCTCCACCAGCAGCCACCATTCGCGGCATTCCCTCCCGGGACAAAACGCCCCCCGGAGCAATGAAAACGATATTACTGTCAACGGCGCTTTCCACCACACCGTTCGCTTCGACAATGTTTTCTAAGATTCCGCTTCCGTCAACTGCGACTTCTCCTTACGCGTTGTCGTGTGTGTCCACTTCTCTCCCGGGACCGGGAGAGTCCAGCGACGGTGAGTCCAGCCACGACGATGAGAGCATCCGCTCTGAAGCCTCAGCGGCGGGGGAGAGAGCGTTTCCCTCACAGCGCTCCGACAGACCCAGCGTGTCCCCACAGACTCTTCAAAGCACCGCCCTTCCGGCCGTCATGCCTTCAGTGGCGACACAAAGGGTGAGAGTTCCAATGAACCGCGGACCGGTCGAATCTCCCACCAGGAACCCTCGTACTCTACTCAAATGGCGACCAGATGACAGGAAACAGAACCAGTCTGGAACCAGTCGAGACACACATTCCCAAGTGGCTGGAAACAAGCCGTTCGGGAAGATCCGTGTGACAGCACCCCTgatgccaccaccaccgccctcctcctcctcctctgttccaTCACTTCAGCACGAATCCAGCGAGTCCTCGGGGGAACACAACCCCAGCGGGACCGAGGGGCTGCCCGGGGACCTCCCATACGACGGCGTAAATACGAAGGAGAAACGGCCAACAACCACTAAGGTGTCGTTAGTTAAAGGAAGTGAAAGCCTGAGTCTGGATCTGACTGGAGCGGATGCTGCAGTCAACGAGCATCAGCGCCAAAGCCTCCATCCTTGGCCACCATCGGTTGGTTCGACTACAGCCGTTGTAACTGCGAAACGCCCGTCAACCAGGAAGGGGTTGTTAGTTAGAGAAAGCTCAGGCCCGAGTATGGATCTGACCGATTTAGATGCTGCTTTCGACGAGGGTCTGAGCCAGACCATGGACCCTGCCTTGGGATCGGTTGGTTCGACTCCAGGCGCAGTCGCACCTACACCTACGGCGACGACATATTCCACATCAAACCCCCCCATCTCCAGCACGGCGCTATCGGTTGTCACTCCGACCGTCGCTCTCGCCATCACTCCCTCCGCAGCAGGGGGTGGAACAAAGCACTTTTCGGTTCCGTTGACCACGCCGAGTCCGGAGGGTTCTGGGTTCAACCACATCTCGGACAGCCAGGTGCGAGGTACAGCCCCAGGCCAAGGGCAGGGGCAGGGCGGGGAACTACCCCCTCTCTCACCATACAGACAATCCCATTATCCACGCAATTACAGCAAAACGGGCCTAACACTCCCCGCCCCCCGCAGTGAAACACAATCACAGAACCGAAATGCGGGTGATCTTCACCCCGTTATGAACCTGAGTCCGGACCCTCCGAGTGTGTCGGACGCCGATCCCGTCGTACCTACGACAACCCCGGTACTCGCAATCCCTGTGGCGACCGAGGCTGAGTCCACCGCAATCTCGGGGTCCTCCTCGCCACCCGGGGAGAGACTgccccacagagagagaccgaccccCGAGGACCGGTCCAGGGTGAGACCCCGTCCCGGTCTGGTTCCGCCCCTCCCCCATCCGAGGGGGAACCCGTGGATCATGAGGGTCTATGGCCAGACGGTTACCGTGGACGCGGAGGCCGACGGCCTCCTGCCCTGTGAGGCCGTGGGATGGCCACACCCCTTCCTGTCCTGGACCAAGGTGTCCACAG GGGGCAGCATCGCCCAAAACACCAAGGTGAATCGCTACGAGGTCCACCCCAACGGCTCCTTGATCATCCGCCGGGCGCAGCCCACCGACCGGGGGCGGTACCTCTGCAGAGTCCAGAACCAGCACGGAGAAGACCAG GTGACCCTGGACCTGGCCGTGCTCCTCCAGCACCCCAGGGTGCTGCAGCCGCGGCACCGTGTAGTCACCGTGGCCTCAGGCGCCGGCGTCCAGCTGGACTGCACCGTGCTCGGCCACCCGCCGCCCAGGGTCACCTGGTTCCTCCCTGACGCCACCGCCTCGCTGCCCAACCGGCGGCTTGTCGTCCTCGGCAACGGCACCTTAAGGATCGCCGGGGCGGAACCTGGGGATGGGGGGATATACCGGTGTCTGGGGAGTAGTGTTGCCGGAGAGGACAGCGTCACGGTGAGGCTCCGCATTGAGGCGGCATCGgcggtggtggagctggagctAGAGAATGTCACTGTGGTGGAAGGGGCGACCGGCTTCCTGCACTGCAGCgcaaccttctcctcctcttcctcctcctccgacgacGTCAGATGGAtcgccccttcctcctcctccatcttccgCTGGACCATCCCCGACGGGACCCAGCTCCTGGAGTCCGCCAAGGCCCTCAAGACTCAAAACCTTGAGGTCCTCCGGAACGGGACCCTAAAGGTGCAAGGGGCGACACGGGGGGATTCCGGGAGCTACGAGTGCACGGCCGTCAGCGAGGTGGGAACCAGGAGGAGGGCGGTGTTCCTGAGTGTGATTCTCCCGCCCCCTAGGGCGGGGTCCGGGGCCAAGGCCAGGATCTCTGCGTCGTCACCCCGGGTGATGGAGGTTGTGTACGGGGGGGCGGTGCGGCTTGACTGCCGGGCCAGCGGTGAGCCGGAGCCCCGAATCATCTGGAGGACCCCCAGTAAGAAGCTGGTGGACTCCCAGTACAG CTACGACCCCAGGATCAAAGTCTTCGCCAACGGCTCGCTCACTGTCCAATCGGTGACGGAGGAGGACTCCGGAGACTTCCTGTGTCTGGTGCGCAATCGCCACGGCGACGACTTCACCGCCCACCGCGTCGACGTACTCAGGCGGGCCGCCAAGATCGACAGGAAGTTGCTGCTGCGGTCCAGCCAGGAAGTGGTGattgggggggggctgagggtggaCTGTGTGGCGTCGGGGCTCCCCAACCCGGACATCACCTGGGCGCTGCCCGATGGGACCATGGTCGACGCCCACAAGCTGAGGCCCGGACGCACGCGCAg ATACGTAGTGTTCGACAACGGCACGCTGCTCTTCAACGACGTTGGTGCGCCCGAGGAGGGCGACTACACCTGCTACGCCGAAAACACGCTGGGCAAGGACCAGATAAAG GTGCGGGTCAAGGTTAACATCGTGGCCGAAGGTCAAAGTAACGGTCACCCGACGCCACAGGACCCCCGGGTCATCATGGTTACTTATGGCGGTTCCGCCTCTCTCCCCTGCGGCGGTGGCGTAGGGGGAGGGGCGAAGgtctcctggatctcccccACCCAACGGGTCGTGACCCCCGTCTCGGGGAAGTACGAGTTTCTTGGAAACGGCACCCTGGTGGTGCACCGAGTCCAGCGCTCCGACAGCGGGAACTACACCTGCTTGGTGCCGGAGGGGGGGCCGTCGCCAAGGACGACCACGGCGCTGGAGGTGCTGCTGACTCCGCCCTCCATCAACGGACCTTCCATCGTAATGGTGAAGGCCACCGAGGGCGTGAGGCTGCTGCTGGACTGTGCGGCGTCCGGGACCCCACGGCCCCGGGTGGCATGGGTGCTCCCGGGGGATGCCGTGGTCCCCGTGCCGTATGGCGGGGGCGGCGGGCGGGTGGCGGCATTCTCTAACGGCACCCTGGAGCTACGTAGCCCGCGCCGCGTGGACGCCGGCCGGCTGACCTGCGTGGCCCGCAGCGAGGGCGGTGAGGCACGGCTGGGGGTGGACCTCAGggtggcccctccccccccgcgcTCCACGGGTCGCCGGTATAAATCCCGCGTGGCCCCGGTGATGGTCCTCAACGGGGGTCCGCTGTGGCTCCACTGCCCAGTCGACTCGGACCCCCCCCTGAGGCTGAGTTGGACCCTGCCCACCGGGGTGGTGCTGGTTCAACCGCAGACCGCCGGCCGGTACACCGTGCTGCTCAACGGCACGCTGGCAGTGCGGCAGGCGACACCCCACGACCACGGCTCGTATGTTTGTCGAACATCGGACTGGCGTAGCGTTGCTGTGCCGACGGTCCgcgcggaggtggtggtggtttcgcATCCCGCCCGCATCACCAgcggc cccccccctgtgagcCACGCCCAGAGGGGCGTTGCCCTCCAGCTGGACTGTGCGGCCACGGGCGCACCCCGGGCAGAGGTCGCCTGGGAGACGCCGGATCGCACGCGACTCGCCGTGGGCACGCAACCCCGCCTCTACGGCAACAAGTACGTCCACCCGCAGGGGGCGCTGGTCATCCAGAATCCGACACCGAGGGACGCAGGTTTGTACCGCTGCACAGCGCGGAACGCGGTGGGTGTGGACTCCAAGCAGACCTACCTCAACATCTCCTGA